Genomic segment of Rhodococcus rhodochrous:
GATGAGCGCGGATTCGATGACCAGCAGACGTGCCTGGGAGTTGCTGAGGACCTGATGGAGTTGGGTGCCGCGCGCCGCCGTATTGATCGGGACGGCCACGGCCCCGATCCATGCGCAGCCGAGTATGAGGTCGAGCAACTCGATTCGGTTCGAGGACATCAGCGCCACGCGATCCCCTCGGTGCACGCCGTGACTGTGCAGCATGTGCCCGGTTCGGGCCACTGCTTCGCGCATCTCCGCTGCAGTACGGCGGGTCTCACCGAAGATGAGGGTAGGAGCGTGTGGGGTCAATCGTGCTCGAAGGCTCAACATGCCCGGCAACGTCATGTCGGTCGGGCTCAGGTCGTCGGGAAATCGATTGCTGTTCACTGGATGTAGGTTTCCTTTCGCTGCAGACCGGGGGTACGGGCCGGCACGAAACCGGCCGGATCGGCACCGTCGGTGATCGTGTGGTTCAGTGCCACCACCGCGCCCGGACGGAGGTCGGTCGGCGTCAATCGGGCGATGACGCACAGGCGTGGCCCGCACCGTACGGTGCCGATGGCCACATCGGCGGCGGTCCGGACCACATCCTCGACGGTGCCGGAATCGATCTCGACGTCGGTGAAACTCGCTTTCCCACATGCGGGACAGACGAGGCGATACGGGAAATAGTGTTCGCCGCAGTTCCGGCAGGACTGAACGATGATGCTCATGCCGCCTCCAGAATCGCCACATTGGCACAGGATCCGTGCCTGTACAGCACCATGCCGTAGCCGCTGACGACACCGATTCGGGCGCCGACCTGCCGACCCGGTGCCCGTCCGTGAAGTTGGCGCGCGACTTCGACGAGCCCGTGCATGCCTCCGGCGGACCCGGCCTGGCCGGCGGAGAGCTGACCGCCGGAGGTGTTCACGGGAAGATCGCGGGTCGCGATTCGCTCGGCGATGAACTTGCTCGCGTCCTCGTCCGGGGCCAGGAACCCCAGATCTGCGAGTTGGGCGACGACCATGGAGGGATAGTCGTCATAGACGCTCACCACATCCGCATCGTTCGGCTCCACGCCGGCGAGATCCCACGCTCGTGGTCCGACAGAGGCGAGACCTGTAACCAGTCCGTCGCCGAGCTGGTCATCGCTGTTGTACGACGCGGTA
This window contains:
- a CDS encoding zinc ribbon domain-containing protein; its protein translation is MSIIVQSCRNCGEHYFPYRLVCPACGKASFTDVEIDSGTVEDVVRTAADVAIGTVRCGPRLCVIARLTPTDLRPGAVVALNHTITDGADPAGFVPARTPGLQRKETYIQ